A stretch of Oscillospiraceae bacterium DNA encodes these proteins:
- a CDS encoding ferredoxin family protein, translating to MAKTWYPVVDYVICQECGTCVKTCPHGVYDVKKAPSPVVTAPDECIDHCHGCGNRCPVGAITYVGEDTRWKPPYAKPENGCGCGGSCCRRDGDGCGC from the coding sequence ATGGCAAAAACTTGGTATCCCGTGGTCGATTATGTGATCTGTCAGGAGTGCGGAACCTGTGTCAAAACGTGTCCCCACGGTGTGTATGACGTCAAAAAAGCGCCGTCGCCGGTCGTGACCGCTCCCGACGAATGTATCGATCATTGCCACGGCTGCGGAAACCGCTGCCCGGTCGGCGCAATCACTTATGTCGGCGAAGACACCAGATGGAAACCGCCTTACGCAAAACCGGAGAACGGCTGTGGTTGCGGGGGAAGCTGCTGCCGCCGTGACGGCGACGGCTGCGGTTGTTGA
- a CDS encoding MFS transporter: MLLLLGFMAFLANGDNYAAAPLLLNIAKDLNLSVETAAISVTAYMLAFGAFTLIFGPLSDRFGKAKVINIAAMGTAVFSILGGFAYNLPSLIIFRAVNGAFGAGIFPVTMALVGQSFDDQNRHKALGKVMGLMFLGGATATAVGGVLAYYGSWRLVYIFYGIGELILALFMLKMLEKDASVVSKLNFISAYKEPLSNFKFMRLVLTIFFVGFSVFGTFTYSGKLLQQITGYEILVIGLILSLFGVGTVIGGRIAPKIRKKTGALYFIMTGVIGFIALFALSASSNIYLLCAGLFFFGISFIFFQSTLVSAAQEILPKMRGTAMSVASFNMFVGGAVGTSVNAKIISSYGIDKIYLIASVLMLIVGIATSFFLKRKPEKKVASL, encoded by the coding sequence ATGCTCTTGTTGTTAGGCTTTATGGCCTTTTTGGCCAACGGTGACAACTATGCCGCCGCTCCTCTTTTGCTGAATATCGCAAAAGATCTCAATTTGAGCGTTGAGACGGCTGCGATTTCGGTTACCGCCTATATGCTGGCTTTCGGCGCATTCACCCTGATTTTCGGACCCCTGTCGGATCGATTCGGGAAAGCAAAAGTCATCAATATCGCAGCGATGGGAACCGCTGTTTTCAGCATCCTGGGCGGGTTTGCGTATAATCTGCCGTCATTGATCATCTTCAGAGCCGTGAATGGCGCTTTCGGCGCGGGTATATTCCCCGTGACCATGGCGCTCGTCGGCCAAAGTTTCGATGACCAAAATCGGCATAAGGCGTTAGGCAAGGTCATGGGCCTTATGTTCCTAGGCGGCGCTACCGCAACAGCGGTGGGAGGCGTTCTTGCATATTACGGCTCATGGCGGTTGGTTTATATTTTTTACGGCATCGGAGAACTGATCTTGGCGTTGTTCATGTTAAAAATGCTGGAGAAAGACGCGTCCGTGGTATCAAAGCTGAACTTTATCAGCGCCTATAAAGAACCGCTCAGCAATTTTAAATTCATGCGTTTGGTTTTGACCATCTTTTTCGTGGGGTTCAGCGTATTCGGAACGTTCACCTATTCGGGGAAATTGCTTCAGCAGATCACCGGATATGAAATATTGGTAATCGGATTAATTCTCTCATTGTTCGGCGTCGGAACCGTCATCGGCGGCCGAATCGCCCCGAAGATTCGGAAAAAGACGGGAGCGCTGTACTTTATCATGACCGGCGTGATCGGGTTCATCGCACTGTTCGCCCTGTCGGCAAGCAGCAATATTTATTTGCTCTGTGCAGGCCTCTTCTTTTTCGGAATATCCTTTATATTCTTCCAGTCCACCTTGGTGTCCGCCGCGCAGGAAATTCTTCCGAAGATGCGGGGGACGGCAATGTCGGTCGCTTCGTTCAATATGTTTGTCGGCGGAGCGGTAGGGACTTCGGTCAACGCCAAAATCATCAGTTCATACGGGATTGATAAAATATATCTGATCGCTTCGGTTTTGATGTTGATCGTAGGGATTGCAACCTCATTTTTCTTAAAAAGAAAACCCGAGAAAAAAGTGGCTTCACTATAA
- a CDS encoding thioredoxin family protein produces MALFGKKNKEEKASSCCCCGNCNAENMAAAEKAKTEGSGVKVLGSGCAKCNQLEAAVKEALAQLGMNDMIDHVTDFAQIAAYGVMSTPALVVDGKVVSYGKVLKPEEVVMILKKVRG; encoded by the coding sequence ATGGCACTGTTTGGTAAGAAAAACAAAGAAGAAAAGGCATCCTCCTGTTGCTGCTGCGGAAACTGCAACGCGGAAAACATGGCAGCAGCCGAGAAGGCAAAAACCGAGGGTTCGGGTGTGAAAGTGCTGGGCAGCGGATGCGCCAAGTGCAATCAGCTCGAAGCCGCCGTAAAAGAGGCGCTTGCGCAGCTCGGAATGAACGACATGATTGACCATGTGACCGATTTTGCACAGATCGCGGCTTACGGCGTGATGAGCACGCCGGCGCTGGTGGTCGACGGCAAAGTGGTCTCTTACGGCAAGGTTCTGAAACCCGAAGAAGTTGTTATGATTTTGAAAAAAGTCAGGGGTTAA
- a CDS encoding permease: MSPFTYILYGLAGAGLAVSFFKDRKKTKAALIKAWKAFENILPQLLVILVIIGLAFSVLSPETITDLLGTDSGVLGVLGAALIGSITLIPGFVAFPLAAALLKNGAGYMQIAAFVSTLMMVGIVTLPLEIKTFGKKAAIIRNISAFVFSLIAAVVIGVVL, encoded by the coding sequence ATGAGTCCCTTCACCTATATTTTATACGGGCTCGCGGGCGCGGGACTCGCCGTATCCTTTTTTAAAGACCGGAAAAAGACCAAAGCCGCATTGATAAAGGCATGGAAGGCGTTTGAGAACATCCTGCCGCAGCTTCTTGTAATCTTGGTCATCATCGGGTTGGCGTTTTCGGTTTTAAGCCCCGAGACGATCACCGATCTGCTCGGAACCGATTCCGGCGTTTTGGGCGTGCTCGGAGCGGCATTAATCGGCTCGATCACGCTGATTCCCGGGTTTGTCGCGTTTCCGCTGGCAGCCGCGCTGCTTAAAAACGGCGCGGGGTATATGCAGATCGCCGCGTTTGTCTCGACGCTGATGATGGTGGGTATCGTGACTCTGCCGCTTGAGATCAAAACCTTCGGGAAGAAGGCCGCGATTATCCGCAATATTTCCGCGTTTGTGTTTTCGCTGATTGCGGCGGTTGTGATCGGGGTGGTGCTGTGA
- a CDS encoding permease codes for MKKLIKRYGIPLLLIAANVVIGLIVPDIGAKSLELTKQNIIEMISVIPPIFVLLGLLDVWVDRATMMKYTGKGSGIKGVLLAFFLGSAAAGPLYAAFPVAGVMLKKGSSLFNVFVFVGAWSTTKIPMLTFEAASMGPTFMLVRLGLSIIGILIIAAITEKSLDKEQRQEVYDRNQD; via the coding sequence ATGAAGAAATTGATAAAGCGGTACGGAATCCCCTTGCTGTTGATCGCCGCCAACGTCGTGATCGGTTTGATCGTCCCCGACATCGGGGCAAAGTCGCTCGAATTGACCAAGCAGAACATCATCGAAATGATCTCGGTGATTCCGCCGATCTTTGTCTTGCTCGGATTGCTCGACGTGTGGGTCGACCGGGCGACGATGATGAAATACACCGGCAAGGGCTCCGGAATCAAGGGCGTGTTGTTGGCGTTTTTCCTCGGCTCAGCCGCCGCGGGGCCGCTGTATGCGGCGTTTCCGGTGGCCGGTGTGATGTTGAAAAAGGGCAGCAGTTTGTTCAACGTGTTCGTCTTTGTCGGAGCCTGGTCGACGACCAAAATCCCGATGCTGACCTTTGAAGCCGCCAGCATGGGCCCGACATTTATGTTGGTTCGTCTGGGACTGAGCATCATCGGCATTCTGATCATCGCGGCGATCACCGAAAAGTCGCTCGATAAAGAACAGCGGCAGGAGGTCTATGACCGCAATCAGGACTGA
- a CDS encoding arsenate reductase ArsC, with product MPKPKVAFICVHNSCRSQIAEALGKHFAADAFESYSAGTEVKDRINTDAVRLIRQLYGIDMEKSQRSKLLAELPPIDVVVTMGCNVECPYLPAKRREDWGLDDPTGKPDEEFMRVILTIEEKIKQLRTELIEY from the coding sequence ATGCCGAAACCCAAAGTCGCGTTTATCTGCGTGCACAATTCCTGCCGCAGCCAGATCGCCGAAGCGCTGGGGAAACACTTTGCCGCCGACGCGTTTGAGAGTTATTCCGCAGGCACGGAAGTGAAAGACCGCATCAACACCGATGCAGTCCGCTTGATCCGGCAGCTATACGGCATCGATATGGAAAAATCCCAGCGCTCGAAATTGCTCGCCGAATTGCCGCCGATTGACGTGGTCGTCACAATGGGCTGTAACGTCGAATGTCCCTATCTGCCCGCAAAGCGCCGGGAGGACTGGGGTCTGGACGATCCCACCGGGAAACCCGACGAAGAATTCATGCGGGTGATTCTGACGATTGAAGAAAAAATCAAACAGCTGCGCACGGAATTGATTGAATATTAA
- a CDS encoding DUF6132 family protein, giving the protein MLKKHWLKLVLTAVGAIGGFAYYYFVGCVSGTCAITSNPYISTAYGAVFGLLVSLLLPEKKKSKEEKGDQKKN; this is encoded by the coding sequence ATGTTAAAAAAACATTGGCTGAAACTGGTTTTGACCGCCGTAGGCGCCATAGGCGGCTTTGCGTATTATTATTTCGTGGGCTGCGTTTCGGGAACTTGTGCCATCACCTCGAATCCGTATATCTCGACGGCGTACGGCGCGGTATTCGGATTGTTGGTCTCTTTGCTTTTACCAGAGAAAAAGAAAAGCAAAGAAGAAAAGGGCGATCAAAAAAAGAATTAA
- a CDS encoding sialate O-acetylesterase encodes MKQNQTVDLVIFMGQSNMSGRGNAAESVVCKSGHGYEFRAISDPDWLHDIVEPFGLDERNPESGVDDHAMSGSMVSALCEAYFSLTNIPIVAVSCSMGGTNTDFWHPDKPPIQDAKARLKAADLFLARNGFIVRHRFMVWCQGEQDGGAGLPGEEYITRFNAILDRMKMAGIEKCFVIQIGHRSDADDFDEIIAAQEKLCRENPDAVLVSTKLAELRDWMKDRSHFTQQAYNIAGTDAGLNMARFVLTGQKPL; translated from the coding sequence ATGAAGCAAAACCAAACGGTCGACCTTGTCATTTTTATGGGACAGTCGAATATGTCGGGGCGGGGAAATGCCGCAGAGAGCGTTGTGTGTAAAAGCGGGCACGGCTATGAATTCCGGGCAATCAGCGATCCGGACTGGCTGCATGATATTGTCGAGCCGTTCGGTCTCGACGAACGCAATCCCGAGAGCGGCGTCGATGACCACGCGATGTCCGGCTCAATGGTTTCTGCATTGTGCGAGGCCTATTTTTCTCTAACGAATATCCCGATTGTCGCGGTGTCGTGCAGCATGGGTGGCACAAACACCGATTTCTGGCATCCCGACAAACCGCCGATTCAAGACGCAAAAGCCAGGTTGAAAGCGGCGGATCTGTTTTTAGCCAGAAACGGTTTTATTGTCCGTCACCGGTTTATGGTCTGGTGCCAGGGAGAACAGGACGGCGGGGCAGGACTGCCGGGTGAGGAATACATAACGCGCTTTAATGCGATTTTAGACCGCATGAAAATGGCGGGCATCGAAAAATGCTTTGTGATTCAGATCGGACATCGGAGCGATGCCGATGACTTTGATGAGATCATCGCGGCGCAGGAGAAACTCTGCCGCGAAAACCCCGACGCTGTTTTGGTCTCGACGAAATTGGCTGAATTGCGCGACTGGATGAAAGATCGGAGTCATTTTACGCAGCAGGCATATAATATCGCCGGCACCGACGCCGGACTCAATATGGCACGGTTTGTTTTAACCGGGCAAAAACCGTTGTAA
- a CDS encoding DUF4153 domain-containing protein, translated as MNKVFRSVIQIFAGALKAFKRYPVSIGCAVAFSIVMMIRIQLDWQQQEPYNFLFNCLNWSFALGAVVSLAATVLAVSRFSDKKAFKLANFFGVLVTAVTFLLLYFFSKINTSNSYVVISNIAQIRIAVLIFIGLILFILFAGFREDRTAFDVSLFMAEKAFFISLIYGLVIFAGASGIAAAFEYLIYSDMSEKVYMYIATLSGLIGYTLFVGYFPDFTKGVADPKRDGAQRQPRFIEVLFSYIMIPIVLALTLVLLIWTGRTVLTGMQVEFVQLYSIAAAYTVGGLWLHAMTIRSESNLAKVYRIVYPIASFIILVFEAWAVIKQLISTGLKTTEYIFILLWVLAFIGSFLILTKKERAHAFVALTACALAIFSILPAVGYQDLPVTVQINRLEKLLVSQNMLTENTLTPAETEPEESVKIDVTDAVYYLIYQDEANLPSWLDTVAINERSFKEVFGFEQAWEETQDSETPGIPVQGIYLSLSSSAMPIHDYDWVVRFQKYGTESIQFTGNNGNYKVDWVMTSESKVPSISISLNNQVLVEQSLDDYFNGLIDQYGLNAKNAVDGTLDNMSIAFETDSFNALLVLNSAEYSLNRSTNEVYYWVEPGALYLSEK; from the coding sequence ATGAACAAAGTATTCCGATCTGTTATACAGATTTTTGCGGGTGCATTGAAAGCATTCAAACGATATCCGGTCTCCATCGGCTGTGCGGTGGCTTTCTCCATTGTCATGATGATCCGAATCCAGCTTGACTGGCAGCAGCAGGAACCGTATAATTTCTTGTTCAACTGTTTGAACTGGTCGTTTGCACTCGGCGCTGTCGTCAGCTTGGCCGCCACAGTGTTGGCTGTCAGCCGATTCAGCGACAAAAAAGCGTTTAAACTTGCCAATTTCTTCGGCGTTCTTGTGACCGCCGTGACCTTTCTGCTCCTGTACTTTTTCTCAAAAATTAATACTTCGAACAGCTATGTCGTCATCAGCAACATTGCTCAAATTCGTATCGCTGTGTTGATTTTTATCGGTTTAATCCTGTTTATTCTTTTCGCGGGTTTCCGGGAAGACCGCACAGCGTTTGACGTGTCTCTGTTCATGGCCGAAAAGGCCTTCTTCATCTCCCTGATTTACGGGCTTGTCATCTTTGCCGGGGCATCCGGCATCGCCGCCGCATTCGAATATCTGATTTACAGCGACATGAGCGAAAAAGTGTATATGTATATCGCCACGTTGTCCGGGTTAATCGGATATACGCTGTTTGTCGGATATTTCCCGGACTTTACAAAAGGCGTTGCGGACCCGAAGCGGGACGGGGCGCAGCGTCAGCCGCGGTTTATTGAGGTTCTGTTTTCTTATATCATGATTCCCATTGTGCTGGCCTTGACGCTCGTGCTGCTCATTTGGACGGGACGAACCGTTTTGACCGGCATGCAGGTCGAATTTGTCCAGTTGTATTCCATTGCGGCGGCATACACTGTCGGCGGCTTATGGCTGCACGCCATGACGATCCGCAGCGAATCAAACCTCGCCAAGGTTTACCGCATCGTCTATCCGATCGCCTCTTTCATCATCTTGGTGTTCGAGGCCTGGGCTGTGATCAAACAGCTGATAAGTACCGGATTAAAGACAACCGAATATATCTTTATCCTGCTTTGGGTGCTTGCCTTTATCGGATCTTTTTTGATTCTCACGAAAAAAGAACGCGCACATGCCTTTGTTGCGCTGACGGCATGTGCTTTGGCGATCTTCTCGATTTTGCCGGCCGTCGGTTATCAGGATCTTCCCGTAACGGTTCAAATCAATCGGCTTGAAAAGCTGCTGGTCAGCCAGAATATGCTGACAGAAAACACCTTAACTCCGGCAGAAACGGAGCCCGAGGAATCGGTCAAAATCGACGTCACCGACGCGGTATATTACCTGATATATCAAGATGAAGCAAATTTGCCGTCATGGTTGGATACGGTTGCAATTAATGAACGCAGCTTTAAAGAGGTCTTTGGTTTCGAGCAGGCTTGGGAGGAAACACAAGACTCTGAAACGCCGGGTATTCCGGTCCAAGGCATCTATCTCTCTCTCAGCTCATCCGCGATGCCGATCCATGATTATGATTGGGTTGTCAGGTTCCAAAAGTACGGTACGGAGTCGATTCAATTCACCGGTAACAACGGCAATTATAAAGTGGACTGGGTAATGACGTCGGAGTCGAAAGTCCCTTCAATCAGTATTTCGTTAAACAATCAAGTTCTGGTTGAACAGAGTTTGGATGATTATTTTAATGGATTGATCGATCAATACGGGCTGAA